The sequence TGGGTATTTGTACTTCACGAGGATCGTTGTGTTTGCGCTTAAGACGATTGCGGCGTATAAGTACCAGTGGGTGAGTTTTGCGGCGGAGGAGATTGTGAGTTTGGTGTTCTAtgtgattatgttttatatgtttAGGCCTGAGGAGAAGAATGAGTACTTtgctgttgatgatgatgaagaagaagctgctGCTATTGCGCTTAGAGACGATGAGTTTGAGCTTTGAGATAAAAAGGGGAAAAGTCTGAGGCTCTGGAAGACTGGAAGACACAGAGTATGTTTTATGTTAATGTCGGCTAATATTGCAACTACCTTTTGTTCCCTTGTGTTAAATTTTGTTCTTCTTTATATTGAAAACTCCATTGTTACAAACGTTCAAcagtttttatagttttaatctTTGCGAATTCATGAAACAATTACATGTGTTTATAGTTTGTATTGAATCCCAAAACGCTCAAAAACGCTCAATTACAAGCCGATCCGAACTAGCTACTGGACAAAGGAAACCATGACCATGGTTACTGCACCAAAGGGTTTAATTAGGACTACTTGTTCTCCTTGAGCTATTTCTTAGAAGAAGTGGGGGAGGGCTCTTGTTTAAGGCATGCCTAgcttctaaattttatttgagAAAATCGTCCTGTGTATATACTGCAACATCTACCCAGAGGGCTTCTATGTAATGCTGAAAGGATACCTTCCAGTTATTATGCTTTAGCAGATGTGCAGAGACATAAACGACGCCGTTTCAACCACggaaataaatgtaaaataaagaaattggCACCAAATATGATAAATTAATCTATTTATGTATTGGAGAGAGTATAAATGACCGGTTCGATCGGTTTAATAATTCGGCGAGgaggattttggtttatttaagACGGCCGTGAAAGTAACTGTGACGGAGGGTATTTTGCCGTCGGGAATAATCAATGGGAGGAGGAGGCATGGAGGAACTGACGGAAGATGAGAAGAGAGCTCTAAGAGGAAGCAAATTCGCTCCGCTTACTTCTCTTCCCTCCTCTTCTCGCTCTCAGCTGCCCAGGTTCCTTTTTTACTCCTTAGGgcttttctccttcttctcgATTATGAAATTCCTCACTTTCCTACAGATTGGCTCATCCAGGTGGACCCTTGAAGACGAACAAGGCGGCGGCTTTAGCCAAGTTTCTAGAACGGAAGCTTCAGGATCCCAATGGGTTGTCTTCCATTGATCCTGATCTTATCGAATTAGCCGTCAAAAACGCCAAAGACACCGTTATTTCGAGTGagtattacaaaaaataaaagattgttTGATAATTATATAGCTGAAAGTATTAATTTTGGAATTGGAAACGAAAAGGGATTAGTTTGTTAGATAGGCTTATAGCATTGGAATATGGCAGTGGCATGTCCTGTGATGATAACGCCGCTTCTTGTTATTGTAGTTGATTATTGTTACGGTTGACAGCTCAGCATTAGTAAAGAGCTGAGGTGATACTCATCATCTGTTGAGGTGTTGTTGTTAGATATAGTGCAAGACTATAGTAACAACTAGCATACCAGTCCTGCAATGAAATTTACCTTTGCCAGATCAGTAACAGGCCTTATCTGTTAGTTGAGAGCTTAAGGTTTAAAGGGGAGCTAGAGAAATGAGTTAGCTCACTCTAAATTAGGCTAGGATGTTGGTTAAGGGTTTAGGAGAGTTTATGGGTTCTCTAGACTTCAACTCAGGGTTCGATCCTTTGGTACTTAGATCTAGTTTGTTCTCTATTCATCTTCTGTAATTGATTCAAAAGCGTGAATAAAAGGACTGTTTCTCATCAGATATCCTAGATTTTCCAGTATTTTTGCTGGCATTAGGGTTGAGGGATAGGGACAAATTCTTCTAGTTAAGATAATCTGTATGCAAGCCCAACTCTCACCTTCAAGGGGGGAGGAGAACTATGAAAAGTGGAATAATTTAGTAGAAACTGTGGATAGCATCAAACATGAGGCCTTATAATTCACTACGTCCTTGCAAATAAAGATTGTGCATTGCATTAATGCATTGCATGGTTTTCCTTGGGGTTAAAGTAGCTTTGAAAGAATTTAGAAAGCATACTTAGCATTCATTAGACAAAAATGCACAATGACTGTTTGCCTGAAACTAGTTTCACACTATTAAGTCCATTGTAACTGTGGACTAAGGTTAGCTCATTTCAAAGTTTAGCATAAAGCTATTCCTAGATTGTCAGTGAAAACAACATAACACACCAACATGGAGAGGTTTGCTTTTATCCAAGCCCCCAATATGAAACAAAGAAAATGCATCAGTTATGTTATTGGcgaacttattatatatatggcAGAATGAGTTTTCTTAAAGCTCTGGTAGTTGTAAGTATTGAATGTGAAGGCATAGTCTTTATGATACTCTAATGGTCTCAGGTGGAGCTTCGAGTTCAGGAAGAAGAATCCAACACGTTGCCAAATTTGAAGACGTCGAGGTAGGTATCTGATTCTCTCTACTATCTTTCTTTCTGTTTGGATATGgaataaatttgataatatGTGCTACTGACCAGTTCTTACACCCTCTTCTGTCATGTGTAGATATCTTCTGATGACGATGATAAGATAGAGAACACtaagtttaccaaaaagaaaaagaagaaaaacgcaaagaagaaaaaagaagagaaaaagaagaaaaaaaacaaaaagcataAGGTTTATCTCCCTCACATCTTTTTTCCTTATTTCATCTTTCTACttgcttttttatttttccaacacGGTTTTATAAAGTCTATTTACGTTACTTTGTGGATTCCTTCACTGATATCTGCGTGTGGTAATCTTTTTTGAAAGCAACAGATCATAGTCGATGATGATGCCAATTTGAAGAGACCCAATAAGAAGTTGAAGCTTTAGTGTCCCTTTTTTACGTATACATTGGTGGTCGCATATTTGATAAAGATGGACATGGACTAGGGTCATGAGCTTTCTTATTTTATCTGTCtttattagttaaatattaGACTGGAGTTGTTTGTGGCTTTGGAATGAATAGCTTCCATGAATCTggaacatgttttttttattgttggaAATTTTGATTGTGTTTTAGCCTTTTTGATCGTAGTTAAAAGACCAGTTCCAATGAGTAATGATCTGCATAAAGCTCATTGCAGGCTAGTTTACAAAACATAGATCATGGGTTTAATTGTGTTTTGTACTACTTCCAAAGGACACAAGAGGAGacacaataataataaaatgaccTCGCCGACATTTGGTAGATGAGGAGGATACGGATGTTATGGTCCAAAAGATCTTTTGGAGAATAACAACAATCTCCAAAAGCTGCTGGCATGTGGCCAATACCTCAAGTCAAAACCTTCGAGTTCCATTTTCTTAATTATTCCATTGAAAGAGCTGTTTTTATACTTCTCACCTCCTTCATAAAACCATGCTTATAATTTTATCTCAAAATAAATAACTTCTTATACacccattaaaaaaattactaacttttttttgttttatctcgTTTTGCATAAAACACCAATAACTATATCTAATTTAACTAATTAGAAATCATACTGCATAATATAAATGGTCTCAAACATAACATTGAATTTTTGCGTAAAatttaggggtgttcaatccggatatcggttcggtttcggttcggtttttttcggttttcggtatttcggttagtaaaatataactaccattctaaatccatatttacttcggttcggttcggtttatataccgtcggttttcggtttattcggttttataccaaaaaacataattattttgtttgagatcatattatatgaattttagagtcatattgtcaatacaatcatttattaaaaatatattatatgttcaaataaatgaacaaaaaagtaaaaatgcctctaccatcaaataaaataatcaaatctataactaaaatcaaagcttgaaattttgaaaataaaaatatgaaacaaaatagaaacacgaaagaaaagtttttccactcttccatatttagtgttcattaaagttatactttttcaattgaaaattttctattaattattatccatcaaatttataatcttcatattaatttagtgaaactaaaataaatcaaaaagatcaaaaaaagacttagaaaatagagaaaaagaccaaaatagcactaaatcaagtttttgttcccaagttgagaagtgaggttttggagataagatttcaaattttgaaaaataaaaaaatttaaatttttcaaaagataaaatgctattttggtcattttagtttttgagtgctatttttgtgataaacttagaaaggtactattttggagatttgccctagaaaataagatgtataaattgcgatgtattgttatttagttatagttcaaACGTTTTACAAATTAcggttttttattactataaaattatggtaatagttattaacacaaatttaacttatataacaaatagattttcatgtattgttataaaatagatacatatttacatgtttctacttttaatcggttttgttcggtttattcggtttaatcggttatatatcaaaccatatccaaatcctacggtttttataaaattatattcattcggtttatatggtatataccaaaaccaaaccatattgtctatttcggttcggttcggttcggtacggttcggttttaccatattgaacagccctagtaaaattaaaaaaaaattcacttaatattaaataaaaacaaaaatttctaaaacattacTTAAATTCAAACGGAAAGAGTAAGTTATAATAAATGCCTCATCTGGCgacaaaacaaattaaacaaCAAAAATGTCTTCATCTTGATCTTCGTCTACATCAAGATCCGAACATAAAACACACAATCCTCTCACATGTCCTTGTTACGCGGCCTCAATTATTTTCAAGgcaaccaaaacaaaaagaacaacaataataatacGTGATGAATGATAATATTCAAATGCCCCATATTCATGCATGCATTCAACTTGTTCAATTTGTCGCTTAATCTTGTATAATAAAGTCGGATACATATAGTTGTGTTAAAACTACCCATGTCTCTTTGAGAAAGAGATCCAATGTTTTTGCATCTCTTTGTCTCAGCACAAAATCTTATGCTATGATGAGTGATGACCTTTTGTCCTTTGTAATCAATCACCCAATTCCAAAGCATTAAAGTTTACGGTTTCCATAGAAATATCAGAAGTGGAAATACTATATGCTCTCTAGTGTGAAGTGACTTTTTAAACGATTGGTGTTGAGTGCGATTCACACTCTTTGCGTGAGCGTGCAAGAATATACTTTCCGTAATACTATACGTTAAGACCATCAAACTCTATACGTTTCTTTTAACATTTGCTAAGTGGTAATGATCTTTTAGTCGGTTGTCtagtcttttattttcttatattattttttcatagtTTTTGCATGCAGGTAGAGATTGTTATTTAGTAGTAgtgtaaatatttattcatgtcatttgcaaaaaaaaaaaatatattcatgtCTTTTTACCAAAGCAAGTTAATCTACTGATGGAACGGTGAGGTGCTTAGTTCAAGCCCTTGGGAAAGGAAGATTCACGTCCAGTAAAGATATTAACAAGAGCTGGTTTTTACTATATAGATTTGGAATTtcttaattaacaaaataataattcttgTTTAAAACGTTCACCGCAAGATTAATAGTATTATCATTAGATATCTAATTgaagtttttgtttaatatactTATAAGCAGACTCGACAAAAGCTAGTCAAAGTTCTTAGGCgtagataatattttatatatcggACCTATGAATATAGGGTCGTTACGTCGGAGTCGCGGCACAAAATTAATATGTTCGACCAGTGTCGTACCGACTAAAGACCAATCAGTTTTCTCCATAAATAAGATTAAGAAATAATTAGCAGATTGGCTGATGAAACAAAAATGTTAACATCAACTAATAAATAACACATGAGTtaatgttttccttttctcaCGCATGAGTA is a genomic window of Brassica napus cultivar Da-Ae chromosome A2, Da-Ae, whole genome shotgun sequence containing:
- the LOC111204557 gene encoding uncharacterized protein LOC111204557 isoform X2; this translates as MGGGGMEELTEDEKRALRGSKFAPLTSLPSSSRSQLPRLAHPGGPLKTNKAAALAKFLERKLQDPNGLSSIDPDLIELAVKNAKDTVISSGASSSGRRIQHVAKFEDVEISSDDDDKIENTKFTKKKKKKNAKKKKEEKKKKKNKKHKIIVDDDANLKRPNKKLKL
- the LOC111204557 gene encoding uncharacterized protein LOC111204557 isoform X1, yielding MGGGGMEELTEDEKRALRGSKFAPLTSLPSSSRSQLPRLAHPGGPLKTNKAAALAKFLERKLQDPNGLSSIDPDLIELAVKNAKDTVISSGASSSGRRIQHVAKFEDVEISSDDDDKIENTKFTKKKKKKNAKKKKEEKKKKKNKKHKQQIIVDDDANLKRPNKKLKL